One region of Deferribacterota bacterium genomic DNA includes:
- the alaS gene encoding alanine--tRNA ligase, whose protein sequence is MKSYEIRRLFLDYFTERGHTEVASSSLIPKDDPTILFTNAGMNQFKGVFLGYEKRDYTRACSCQKVVRAGGKHNDLENVGKTARHHTFFEMLGNFSFGDYFKKEAINYAWDFITNHLKLDKNKLYITVYYDDEEAYKIWKDNIGVEEDKIYKMGEKENFWSMGDTGPCGPCSEIIIDQGPDVGCKRPDCDIYCECDRHLELWNLVFMQYNRDEDGSLRALPNPCIDTGLGLERVTAVIQKVKSNYDTDLFLPIINKIAKQAGVDYKEDEKSGVALRVIADHARAATFLIGDGVLPSNEFRGYVLRRIIRRALRYGKFLNLSIPFFCDICHFVIDLMKVHYSDLLDKKDFIINIVKDEELKFSQILESGLKLVNSLFESYKKTRFIPGKEIFKLYDTYGFPVDLFEDMASESGYDYNHDEFNRLMESQRNKAKSAQSKSVYIDNKLKLKKDRYISKFVGYNNYEITTRLSALIKDDKEVVELKEGEKGLAILEETPFYASAGGQISDAGCIEVKSGKANVLSVEKLEDNLILHEIIVEYGSLREGVGVNAKIDKEKRKEIEKHHTSTHLLHSSLRTLFGTQIRQCGSLVCDKYLRFDFNFNRALKQDELKELEYLVNKKIQENITVNIDYLPFKEAIASGAIGLFDEKYGEIVRVVEINDYSKELCGGCHVFQTGEIGFFKILSEGSVAAGIRRIEAVCGINAVKHITASMLSLNQASSILGCNSSEIASKVEELIRTNKELVNENNRLNEKLNTLLLERDIIKKAEKVEDFYLLISELKNIDVASMRNMVDIVKAKLKKCIVLFYSIDTQKNKIFILCGLTNNLLDRFDARDIVKNLSSIIDGGGGGKKELAQAGGKNINRLNDMIEEFYKLIGGRNEQYS, encoded by the coding sequence ATGAAAAGCTATGAAATAAGGAGATTATTTTTAGACTATTTTACAGAGAGGGGGCATACTGAAGTAGCCTCATCATCACTTATTCCAAAAGATGACCCTACAATTTTGTTTACAAATGCTGGTATGAATCAGTTTAAAGGTGTCTTTTTGGGTTATGAAAAGAGAGATTATACTAGGGCGTGCTCCTGCCAAAAAGTGGTTAGAGCAGGTGGAAAACACAATGATTTAGAAAATGTAGGTAAAACAGCGAGACATCATACTTTTTTTGAGATGTTGGGAAATTTTTCTTTTGGTGACTATTTTAAAAAAGAGGCAATTAATTATGCATGGGATTTTATTACAAATCATTTAAAATTAGATAAAAATAAATTATATATAACAGTTTATTATGATGATGAAGAAGCCTATAAAATATGGAAAGATAATATTGGGGTTGAAGAAGATAAGATATATAAGATGGGAGAAAAAGAAAATTTTTGGTCTATGGGGGATACTGGTCCTTGTGGACCTTGTTCAGAAATTATTATTGATCAAGGGCCTGATGTAGGCTGTAAGAGGCCTGATTGTGATATTTATTGCGAGTGTGATAGGCATTTAGAATTGTGGAACTTAGTCTTCATGCAATATAATAGAGATGAAGATGGCTCTTTAAGAGCACTACCTAATCCATGTATTGATACTGGTTTAGGATTGGAAAGGGTTACAGCAGTTATTCAAAAGGTTAAAAGTAATTATGATACCGATTTATTTCTTCCAATTATAAATAAAATAGCTAAACAAGCGGGTGTTGATTATAAAGAAGACGAGAAAAGTGGTGTTGCATTAAGGGTTATCGCCGATCATGCAAGAGCTGCTACTTTTTTAATAGGGGATGGTGTTTTACCATCTAATGAATTTAGAGGTTATGTCTTAAGGCGTATAATTAGAAGAGCACTTAGATATGGTAAATTTCTCAATCTTTCAATACCTTTTTTCTGTGATATATGTCATTTCGTTATTGATTTAATGAAGGTGCACTACTCAGATCTATTAGATAAAAAGGATTTTATAATTAATATAGTAAAAGATGAGGAATTAAAGTTTAGCCAAATATTAGAGAGTGGTTTAAAATTGGTTAATTCACTCTTTGAAAGCTATAAAAAGACAAGATTTATACCTGGTAAAGAAATTTTTAAACTTTATGATACTTACGGGTTCCCTGTGGATCTATTTGAAGATATGGCAAGTGAAAGCGGCTATGATTATAATCATGATGAATTTAATAGATTAATGGAATCACAAAGAAATAAAGCTAAGAGTGCCCAGAGCAAGTCTGTTTATATAGATAATAAATTAAAACTCAAAAAAGATAGGTATATCTCTAAATTTGTGGGTTATAATAATTATGAAATTACAACAAGATTAAGCGCTTTGATAAAAGATGATAAAGAAGTTGTTGAATTGAAAGAAGGTGAAAAAGGCTTAGCCATCTTAGAGGAAACACCCTTTTATGCTTCTGCTGGTGGCCAAATAAGTGATGCAGGTTGTATTGAAGTTAAATCTGGCAAAGCAAATGTTTTAAGTGTTGAGAAATTAGAAGATAATTTAATATTGCATGAGATTATAGTTGAATATGGATCTTTGAGAGAAGGGGTTGGTGTTAACGCTAAAATAGATAAAGAAAAAAGAAAGGAGATTGAAAAACACCATACCTCGACACATTTATTGCATAGCTCGTTAAGAACATTGTTTGGAACGCAGATTAGGCAATGTGGTTCGCTAGTTTGTGATAAATACTTGAGATTTGATTTTAATTTTAATAGGGCATTAAAACAAGATGAATTGAAAGAGTTGGAGTATTTGGTAAACAAGAAGATACAAGAAAATATCACTGTTAATATAGATTATTTACCTTTTAAGGAAGCTATAGCAAGTGGTGCTATTGGTTTATTTGATGAAAAGTATGGTGAAATTGTGAGAGTTGTAGAAATTAATGATTATTCAAAAGAGCTGTGTGGAGGATGTCACGTTTTCCAAACCGGAGAAATTGGGTTTTTTAAGATTTTATCTGAAGGTTCAGTTGCAGCTGGTATTAGAAGAATTGAGGCTGTATGTGGTATTAATGCTGTTAAACATATAACAGCGAGCATGCTATCACTTAACCAAGCAAGTTCTATTTTAGGTTGTAATAGTAGTGAAATTGCCAGTAAAGTTGAGGAATTAATTAGAACTAATAAGGAACTAGTAAATGAAAATAACCGATTAAATGAAAAACTAAATACCCTTCTCTTAGAGAGAGATATAATAAAAAAAGCTGAAAAAGTAGAGGATTTTTATTTATTAATTAGTGAATTAAAAAATATTGATGTGGCCTCTATGAGAAATATGGTGGATATTGTAAAGGCAAAGCTCAAAAAGTGCATCGTTCTTTTTTATAGTATAGATACTCAGAAAAATAAGATATTTATATTATGTGGTTTAACAAACAATCTATTAGATAGATTTGATGCGAGGGATATCGTGAAAAATCTATCGTCAATTATAGATGGTGGTGGAGGTGGTAAGAAAGAATTGGCTCAAGCAGGGGGTAAGAATATAAATAGATTAAATGATATGATAGAGGAGTTTTATAAATTAATTGGAGGAAGAAATGAACAATATAGCTAG
- a CDS encoding HNH endonuclease: MYSFNITSTDKEIQEEKRKARRLRKTNWWKNKLGTGVCYYCGKKFPQSELTMDHIIPLIRGGKTKKGNIAVACKECNNKKKYLLPIEWDDYLSRLKSRDCK; the protein is encoded by the coding sequence ATGTATTCTTTTAATATTACTTCGACAGATAAAGAAATTCAAGAGGAAAAACGAAAGGCAAGAAGATTAAGAAAAACAAATTGGTGGAAAAATAAACTTGGGACAGGTGTTTGTTATTACTGTGGTAAGAAATTTCCACAGTCTGAATTAACTATGGATCACATAATACCATTAATTAGAGGTGGTAAAACTAAAAAAGGTAACATTGCTGTTGCTTGTAAAGAGTGTAATAATAAAAAAAAGTATTTACTACCTATTGAATGGGATGATTATTTAAGTAGATTGAAGTCAAGAGATTGCAAATGA
- a CDS encoding aminopeptidase codes for MCYDLEKKLADLICNYSIKLKEDEVIVLRGSACSIPLIKELYLKSLEIGAYPDIDMSLDEQSYLYFKNACDKQLDFIHETAKVSMKQANAIVSIDSQVNSKQLSGVDPYKLARRSKSTKILKDIMLDREIKGELRWNLSPYPTFSMAQDAELSYDEFREFVYKACKLDCDDPVSEWKSVDKYQENIINNIQDKKNIHIIGDKTDLVISVEGRKWINCNGTNNLPDGEIFTSPVEDSANGFIHFDYISSYMGNEVCGVTLTFENGVIINAEAVKGEKFLREIIKTDKGASIVGELAFGLNDSIKRNTKNILFDEKIGETMHLALGSSYPEAGGKNRSGIHWDLIKSMKSSEVFFDDELLYKNGKFVF; via the coding sequence ATGTGTTATGATTTAGAGAAAAAATTAGCTGATTTAATATGTAATTATAGCATTAAATTGAAGGAAGATGAAGTTATAGTATTGAGAGGTTCAGCTTGTTCTATACCTCTTATTAAAGAGCTCTATTTAAAGTCACTAGAAATTGGGGCATATCCAGATATTGATATGAGCTTAGATGAGCAATCCTATCTATATTTCAAAAATGCTTGTGATAAGCAATTAGATTTTATACATGAGACAGCTAAGGTTTCTATGAAACAGGCAAATGCAATAGTCTCAATAGATTCTCAAGTAAATTCTAAACAATTAAGTGGTGTTGATCCTTATAAGTTGGCTAGAAGAAGCAAATCTACAAAAATTTTAAAGGATATCATGTTAGATAGAGAAATTAAAGGTGAATTAAGATGGAATCTATCCCCTTATCCAACATTCTCAATGGCTCAAGATGCTGAATTGTCCTATGATGAGTTTAGAGAGTTTGTTTATAAGGCATGTAAGTTAGATTGTGATGATCCTGTAAGTGAATGGAAATCTGTTGATAAATATCAAGAGAATATAATTAATAATATTCAAGATAAAAAAAATATACATATTATAGGTGATAAAACCGATTTAGTGATCTCCGTTGAAGGTAGGAAATGGATAAATTGTAATGGTACTAATAATTTACCAGATGGTGAAATATTTACAAGTCCAGTAGAGGATTCAGCTAATGGTTTTATACATTTTGATTATATCTCATCATATATGGGAAATGAGGTTTGTGGTGTTACATTAACCTTTGAGAATGGGGTTATTATTAATGCTGAGGCAGTAAAAGGCGAAAAGTTTCTAAGAGAGATAATAAAAACCGATAAGGGCGCTAGTATAGTTGGTGAGTTGGCTTTTGGCTTAAATGACTCAATTAAAAGGAATACTAAAAATATACTCTTTGATGAAAAGATTGGGGAAACTATGCATCTTGCATTGGGCTCATCCTATCCAGAAGCGGGTGGTAAAAATAGGTCTGGTATACATTGGGATTTAATAAAGAGCATGAAAAGCTCAGAGGTCTTTTTTGATGATGAGCTTTTATATAAAAATGGTAAATTTGTTTTTTAA
- a CDS encoding CoA pyrophosphatase, producing MANRENTAETSNRAAVLVIFIKKEIPLLVLTKRSNNLLDHSGEISFPGGSYEEGDRDILDTAFRETFEEIGLERQYIKICCRLKDEISFKGKIVTPFIGIVQEGINKDHFNVSEDEVEKLLCVPIYIFQNNKYFWSEKWIRRERPIGMYFYKYSPYVIWGMTGRIIYKLFNKEFKKIRGYIC from the coding sequence ATGGCTAATAGAGAAAATACTGCTGAAACATCTAATAGAGCAGCAGTTCTTGTTATATTTATTAAAAAAGAGATACCTCTTTTAGTTTTAACAAAGAGATCAAATAATTTACTTGATCATTCTGGTGAGATATCCTTCCCTGGTGGTTCCTATGAAGAAGGGGATAGAGATATACTAGACACTGCCTTTAGAGAAACCTTTGAAGAGATTGGGCTAGAGAGGCAATATATAAAAATCTGCTGTAGGTTAAAAGATGAAATCTCTTTTAAAGGTAAGATTGTAACCCCCTTTATTGGGATTGTCCAAGAGGGTATAAATAAAGACCATTTTAATGTTTCAGAGGATGAGGTAGAAAAATTATTGTGTGTCCCTATATATATTTTCCAAAATAATAAGTATTTTTGGAGCGAGAAATGGATTAGAAGGGAAAGGCCTATAGGTATGTATTTTTATAAATATAGTCCCTATGTTATATGGGGGATGACCGGCAGAATTATTTATAAACTATTTAATAAAGAATTTAAAAAGATAAGGGGTTATATATGCTAA
- the eno gene encoding phosphopyruvate hydratase, with translation MTELVDIFAREILDSRGNPTVEVEVYTSGGYYGLASVPSGASTGEFEAVELRDGDKKRYGGKGVLKAVQNVNDVIAPELEGIDVLEQKLIDELLIKLDGTDNKSKLGANAILGASLACAKAASNATGLPLYRYIGGVFAHVLPVPFMNILNGGKHADNNVDLQEFMILPLGAESFKEALRMGSETFHALKKILKDRGYTTAVGDEGGFAPNLKSNEEAIEVILRAIESAGYKPGVDIYLAIDAAASELFKDGKYYLAAEDKKEKTAEELIDYYTYLVSKYPIISLEDGLDEEDWKGWKKLTDKLGDKIQLVGDDLFVTNTKRLERGINEKVANSILIKVNQIGTLTETIAAIEMAKRASYTAVISHRSGETEDTTIADLSVAFNTGQIKTGSASRTDRIAKYNQLLRIEEELLGEGKYLGKKAFYNLENLG, from the coding sequence ATGACTGAATTGGTTGATATTTTTGCAAGGGAGATATTAGATTCTAGAGGAAATCCGACAGTTGAGGTTGAGGTTTATACTTCTGGTGGATATTATGGCTTAGCTTCAGTTCCGTCTGGAGCTTCTACTGGTGAGTTTGAAGCTGTTGAGTTAAGAGATGGTGATAAAAAAAGATATGGTGGAAAGGGTGTGTTAAAAGCAGTACAAAATGTTAATGATGTGATAGCACCAGAATTAGAAGGAATTGATGTGTTAGAGCAAAAGCTTATTGATGAACTACTTATAAAATTAGATGGAACTGATAATAAAAGTAAATTAGGGGCAAATGCAATATTGGGTGCGTCCTTAGCATGTGCTAAGGCAGCTTCTAATGCAACAGGTTTGCCACTTTATAGATATATTGGTGGAGTTTTTGCCCATGTATTACCAGTGCCTTTTATGAATATATTAAATGGTGGAAAACATGCCGATAACAATGTTGATTTGCAGGAGTTTATGATTTTACCTTTAGGGGCTGAGTCATTTAAAGAAGCCCTTAGGATGGGTTCAGAGACATTTCACGCTTTAAAGAAGATATTAAAGGATAGAGGTTATACTACAGCAGTAGGTGATGAAGGTGGTTTTGCTCCAAACCTTAAATCTAATGAAGAAGCTATTGAAGTTATTTTAAGAGCTATAGAGAGTGCAGGATATAAACCAGGTGTAGATATATATCTAGCAATTGATGCTGCAGCTAGTGAACTATTTAAGGATGGTAAATACTATTTAGCAGCTGAAGATAAAAAAGAGAAAACTGCTGAAGAGTTGATTGATTATTATACGTATTTAGTTTCAAAATATCCAATTATATCTTTAGAAGATGGATTAGATGAGGAAGATTGGAAAGGATGGAAAAAACTAACAGATAAATTAGGTGATAAAATACAATTAGTTGGAGACGATCTATTTGTAACAAATACTAAACGTTTAGAAAGGGGTATCAATGAAAAAGTAGCAAACTCAATCCTTATAAAAGTCAATCAGATTGGTACGCTAACAGAAACTATAGCTGCTATTGAAATGGCTAAGAGGGCGTCGTATACAGCGGTTATATCTCATAGGTCTGGAGAGACAGAGGATACAACAATTGCTGACTTGAGTGTTGCCTTTAATACAGGGCAGATTAAAACAGGCTCTGCAAGTAGGACTGACAGGATAGCGAAATATAATCAACTATTAAGAATTGAGGAAGAGTTATTGGGCGAAGGGAAATATTTAGGGAAGAAAGCTTTTTATAATTTAGAGAATTTAGGGTAG
- the pckA gene encoding phosphoenolpyruvate carboxykinase (ATP), whose protein sequence is MKTEFTGLENHGFTNLSNISWNLTTAALYEQIIRRREGLLAHLGPITVKTGHHTGRSPEDKFIVKEETTADKINWSSSNKPISEENFDALFARLQAYLQTKEVFVQECYACADAKNRVKLRVVTEYAWHSLFARNMFIRELNHAVLENFKPDYLVVDLPRFHAIPEIDGTRSETFIIINFKKKIILIGGTSYAGELKKSVFSVLNYLLPLNNVLSMHCSANASEKGDVALFFGLSGTGKTTLSTDPNRYLIGDDEHGWSNEGIFNIEGGCYAKVINLSPTAEPDIYETTRKFGTILENVSIDVRTRRIDLNDSSFTENTRASYPITHLPKIVKNGIAGHPSNIIFLTYDAFGVLPPVSKLDINQAMYHFISGYTAKVAGTEKGVKEPKATFSTCFGAPFMVHYPSLYAKLLGEKIKKYNVKCWLVNTGLTGGPYGIGKRFEIKYTRAIINAILENKLDNVEYTTDKIFGYKIPKTVPNIPKEILIPSSSWSNKSEYDKTLMKLAQEFKNNFSKYTNDVDKDIINGGPII, encoded by the coding sequence ATGAAAACAGAATTTACTGGCCTAGAAAACCACGGATTTACTAATCTATCTAATATTAGTTGGAACCTCACAACTGCTGCCCTCTACGAACAAATAATTAGAAGAAGGGAAGGACTCTTAGCACATTTAGGTCCAATAACAGTCAAGACAGGTCATCACACTGGTAGAAGCCCTGAGGATAAATTCATTGTTAAAGAAGAAACAACGGCAGATAAAATAAATTGGTCTTCAAGTAACAAACCTATTAGTGAAGAAAATTTTGATGCACTATTTGCAAGACTACAAGCATATCTTCAAACAAAAGAGGTTTTTGTTCAAGAATGCTATGCATGTGCAGATGCAAAGAATAGAGTAAAACTTAGAGTAGTTACAGAATACGCATGGCATAGTCTATTTGCAAGAAATATGTTTATTAGAGAACTAAACCATGCAGTACTTGAGAATTTCAAGCCTGACTACCTTGTAGTTGATCTGCCACGTTTTCATGCAATACCTGAAATAGATGGTACACGGAGTGAAACCTTTATAATAATTAATTTTAAAAAGAAAATTATATTAATTGGCGGAACTAGCTATGCAGGAGAGCTAAAAAAATCTGTTTTTAGTGTTCTCAATTATTTATTGCCCCTAAATAATGTATTATCTATGCACTGCTCTGCTAATGCTAGTGAAAAAGGTGATGTTGCCCTCTTCTTTGGTCTTTCAGGAACAGGTAAGACAACCCTTTCAACAGATCCTAACAGATATCTAATAGGTGATGATGAACATGGATGGAGTAATGAGGGAATTTTCAATATTGAAGGTGGTTGTTATGCAAAGGTTATAAACCTATCGCCAACTGCAGAACCAGACATTTATGAAACCACAAGGAAATTTGGCACAATCTTGGAGAATGTATCAATTGATGTCAGAACAAGGAGGATTGACCTAAATGATAGCTCTTTTACTGAGAACACAAGGGCTTCATATCCTATAACCCACTTACCCAAAATTGTCAAAAATGGAATTGCAGGTCACCCATCAAACATAATCTTTCTAACCTATGACGCCTTTGGTGTTCTGCCCCCTGTATCAAAACTAGACATAAATCAAGCAATGTATCATTTTATATCAGGATATACTGCAAAGGTAGCTGGTACTGAAAAAGGGGTAAAAGAGCCAAAAGCTACATTCTCTACCTGTTTTGGAGCCCCCTTTATGGTTCACTATCCCTCATTATATGCTAAACTCTTAGGTGAAAAAATCAAAAAATATAACGTCAAGTGTTGGCTTGTAAATACAGGGCTAACAGGCGGTCCGTATGGTATTGGAAAAAGATTTGAAATAAAATATACCAGAGCCATAATAAATGCAATTTTGGAAAATAAGCTTGATAATGTAGAATATACAACTGATAAAATATTTGGCTATAAAATACCAAAGACTGTACCAAATATACCAAAAGAGATTTTAATACCTTCTTCAAGTTGGTCAAATAAGAGTGAATATGATAAAACTTTAATGAAATTGGCACAGGAATTCAAAAACAACTTTAGCAAATATACAAATGATGTAGATAAAGATATAATTAATGGAGGACCTATAATTTAG